The Bacteroidales bacterium genome window below encodes:
- a CDS encoding NADH-quinone oxidoreductase subunit E: protein MEKVLKKVDIIFENGDDYNPMAILENELSRPGDEIILDLIDSGLKGRGGAGFLTGLKWKFTRNEDNDVKYVICNADEGEPGTFKDREILDTVPEKVLVGMAICSHAIGAKEGYIYLRGEYNFLLKKLQHKIDEFNRAIEERGMDFKIYLRSGSGAYVCGEESALFESMEGYRGEPRNKPPYPTVSGYNNKPTVINNVETLVYVTMISKLGPEKFKELGTKDSRGSKVFSVSGDTPIPGIYELELGMLLGQFVDEFADGDAKAVQVGGASGNCVPRKKFADTIIGFEGIPTGGSMMIFNSTRSMYNVLHDYLEFFTEESCGQCTPCRVGCQQLLKGIEAVKRGEKPPAYLDDLKKLTATMKIAAKCGLGQSVSNPFNSIVDNFREEIIY, encoded by the coding sequence ATGGAAAAAGTACTAAAGAAAGTTGATATAATTTTTGAAAATGGTGATGATTACAACCCAATGGCCATTCTTGAAAATGAATTGTCGCGTCCGGGTGATGAGATTATTCTCGACCTGATTGATTCAGGGTTAAAGGGACGTGGTGGCGCAGGGTTTCTCACCGGTTTGAAATGGAAATTCACCCGAAATGAAGACAATGACGTGAAGTACGTGATATGCAATGCCGATGAAGGAGAACCAGGAACGTTCAAGGACAGGGAGATTCTCGACACGGTTCCCGAGAAGGTGCTTGTTGGTATGGCTATCTGCAGTCATGCGATAGGCGCTAAAGAAGGCTACATTTATCTAAGGGGTGAATATAATTTTTTATTGAAGAAGCTACAACACAAGATTGATGAATTCAACCGTGCGATCGAAGAGCGTGGAATGGATTTCAAAATTTATCTTCGTTCTGGTAGCGGCGCTTACGTTTGCGGTGAAGAGAGTGCCTTGTTCGAATCCATGGAAGGATACCGTGGAGAACCAAGAAATAAACCTCCATATCCCACTGTATCAGGATATAACAATAAACCGACGGTTATCAATAATGTCGAAACACTGGTTTATGTCACCATGATCTCAAAATTGGGGCCTGAAAAATTTAAGGAACTTGGCACAAAAGACTCAAGGGGATCAAAGGTTTTCAGTGTTTCGGGCGATACACCCATCCCCGGGATTTATGAACTGGAGCTGGGGATGTTGTTGGGACAGTTCGTTGATGAGTTTGCTGATGGCGACGCCAAGGCCGTTCAGGTAGGTGGAGCATCGGGGAATTGTGTGCCACGTAAAAAATTCGCTGATACGATCATCGGATTTGAGGGGATACCTACCGGCGGTTCAATGATGATCTTCAACAGCACCCGCTCGATGTACAATGTGTTACACGATTATCTGGAGTTTTTCACCGAGGAATCCTGCGGACAATGCACTCCGTGCAGGGTCGGCTGCCAGCAATTGCTCAAAGGTATAGAAGCAGTAAAAAGAGGAGAAAAACCACCTGCCTATCTCGACGACCTGAAAAAACTCACTGCTACCATGAAAATTGCGGCAAAATGCGGCCTGGGACAGTCGGTTTCTAATCCATTCAATTCGATCGTGGATAACTTCAGAGAAGAAATTATTTATTAA
- a CDS encoding NAD(P)H-dependent oxidoreductase subunit E, with amino-acid sequence MTNTDLLVKDLVHQHGKKRNSLMAVLQGVVKEERFLSEDALIAVAREFDLSAADVYGTASFYTFLDTIPRGKNIIRVCKTITCHMKGKDEVLLALENMLKVKAGETTHDRKFTLLTANCLGWCHKGPVMLVNDEVYPELTPQKAIEIIEEYSRH; translated from the coding sequence ATGACAAATACCGATTTATTAGTAAAGGATTTGGTTCATCAGCACGGTAAAAAGCGCAACAGTTTGATGGCTGTGCTGCAAGGTGTGGTAAAGGAGGAAAGGTTTCTTTCAGAAGATGCCCTGATCGCAGTGGCACGCGAGTTTGACCTCTCTGCCGCGGACGTTTATGGTACAGCGTCATTCTATACTTTTCTTGACACCATTCCACGTGGGAAAAATATCATCAGGGTATGCAAAACAATTACATGTCACATGAAAGGAAAAGACGAAGTGTTATTGGCACTGGAAAACATGTTAAAAGTCAAGGCAGGTGAAACAACCCATGACAGGAAATTTACTTTGCTTACGGCCAATTGCCTGGGTTGGTGTCATAAAGGACCGGTAATGCTTGTCAACGATGAAGTTTATCCGGAACTCACCCCTCAAAAAGCCATTGAAATCATTGAAGAATATTCAAGACATTAA
- a CDS encoding DUF1624 domain-containing protein: MSNKPTEKQRFDFIDRFRGFIGVLMLLGHTSYYFNAIWKSLDPFDPLFPSLPQFLLRYAGYLCAPGFLMMAGAMVWWSYNQRRAKGSSDWSARWHFLQRGLFLVLIQMTWVNSSWGGFERFLPWHLGIIASIGISMILLTLVINTPWYVRLMIGLAALLTHPFLLGISYNTEVVWENTLMQTFVVSGDFNKYPVLPWFALALLGSVMANGWLKLWKTDGRRIAMGLGIASASFALAIFIRMQRGFGNIEPFSDFFSYSFLIDQKYPPSLFMNLWFFALVVLGVTIFIAIGKVAPNLLKIFSIPGKVPMFFYGIHLAILGVFTRIFPSIYREGGVTTALIGLAIMLLIMLPLCKWFYGVKRRSNNFIIQMI, from the coding sequence TTGAGCAACAAACCCACAGAAAAGCAGCGTTTTGATTTCATTGACCGGTTCCGTGGATTTATTGGGGTACTCATGTTACTTGGTCACACCTCTTATTATTTTAATGCTATCTGGAAGTCTCTCGATCCTTTTGACCCGTTGTTCCCTTCATTGCCGCAATTTTTGCTTCGTTATGCAGGTTACCTCTGTGCTCCCGGCTTCCTGATGATGGCCGGGGCTATGGTCTGGTGGTCGTATAATCAGCGAAGAGCCAAGGGTTCATCGGATTGGTCGGCGAGATGGCACTTTTTACAGCGTGGGCTGTTTTTGGTTTTGATCCAAATGACCTGGGTCAATTCCTCCTGGGGTGGCTTCGAAAGATTTTTGCCCTGGCACCTCGGAATTATTGCAAGCATTGGAATTTCGATGATCTTACTTACGCTTGTCATCAATACACCGTGGTATGTCAGGCTGATGATAGGACTTGCTGCATTGTTGACTCATCCGTTTTTACTCGGGATTTCCTACAACACAGAAGTAGTTTGGGAAAATACTCTCATGCAAACATTTGTGGTTTCAGGCGATTTCAATAAATACCCTGTTCTGCCCTGGTTTGCCCTTGCTTTGCTGGGTTCCGTGATGGCTAATGGCTGGCTGAAACTCTGGAAAACCGATGGAAGGAGAATTGCGATGGGACTGGGTATCGCATCAGCATCGTTTGCTCTTGCCATATTTATCAGGATGCAGCGCGGGTTTGGAAACATTGAACCATTCTCCGATTTTTTTTCCTACTCCTTTTTGATTGATCAGAAATATCCGCCAAGCCTTTTTATGAACCTATGGTTCTTTGCTTTGGTAGTGCTGGGAGTAACCATTTTTATTGCAATCGGGAAAGTAGCTCCAAACCTCCTTAAAATATTCAGCATCCCGGGTAAAGTGCCCATGTTTTTCTATGGTATCCACCTTGCAATTCTTGGGGTATTCACACGAATTTTTCCATCGATTTACCGTGAAGGTGGGGTGACTACTGCACTGATCGGCCTGGCAATCATGCTGCTGATCATGCTTCCGCTTTGCAAGTGGTTTTATGGTGTCAAGCGACGGAGTAATAATTTTATCATCCAAATGATCTAA
- the pgsW gene encoding poly-gamma-glutamate system protein produces the protein MKFRAKSSLVLGLLFLLALLALIAVENGKIDQKQDYYDQKLEAAQLCQAAANQLKNFRLEKGVFIDVVNDPNQTALIGQEFTLITTDRGEIEAKLSSTNPNFAALVVQFLKDADLRQNDHVAVAFTGSFPGLNIAVMAALEALRMNPVIITSVGSSNFGANDPYFTWLDMETVLYESGIFHSRSVAASIGGGSDIGRGLSPEGRDLIKNAIGRNNVELIYENHIEGSISKRLEIYEQQAGGQPIKAFINVGGGIASLGSPVNGKLIPAGLTEYLPMRNFPAQGVIIEMGRKKIPIIHLLNISKLLTDYGLPESPVPLPEPGDGGIFTQRKYDITTTAIATAILVIVIILVYISEMKQHQLGTEIVSTINPIDKSPSDDSQYDL, from the coding sequence GCTGGCTTTACTGGCACTGATTGCTGTTGAAAATGGGAAAATTGATCAGAAGCAGGATTACTATGACCAAAAACTTGAAGCAGCCCAACTTTGCCAGGCGGCTGCGAATCAATTGAAGAATTTTAGGCTCGAAAAAGGGGTTTTTATTGATGTGGTGAACGATCCCAATCAAACTGCTTTAATTGGCCAGGAATTTACGCTAATTACTACTGACCGGGGAGAAATCGAGGCAAAACTCTCCTCCACAAATCCTAACTTTGCAGCGCTTGTTGTGCAGTTCCTCAAAGATGCCGATTTGCGCCAGAATGATCACGTAGCAGTAGCCTTCACCGGTTCTTTCCCCGGGCTGAATATTGCTGTGATGGCAGCGCTTGAGGCGCTTCGGATGAATCCTGTCATTATAACATCTGTTGGCTCTTCCAATTTTGGAGCAAATGACCCCTACTTCACCTGGCTTGACATGGAAACTGTGCTTTACGAATCCGGTATTTTTCATTCCAGGTCTGTTGCAGCCTCAATTGGTGGTGGATCGGATATTGGGAGGGGGTTAAGTCCCGAAGGACGTGATCTGATCAAAAATGCCATCGGGCGAAACAATGTGGAGTTGATTTATGAAAATCATATCGAAGGAAGTATTTCCAAAAGACTTGAAATCTATGAACAACAAGCAGGTGGACAACCCATTAAAGCATTCATCAATGTTGGCGGTGGAATTGCCAGTTTGGGTAGCCCGGTGAATGGGAAATTGATTCCTGCAGGTCTGACAGAATATCTTCCGATGCGCAACTTTCCTGCTCAGGGGGTGATTATTGAAATGGGAAGAAAAAAAATCCCCATCATCCACCTGTTGAATATTAGTAAGTTGCTTACTGATTATGGACTTCCGGAAAGCCCTGTTCCCCTGCCCGAACCTGGCGACGGTGGAATTTTTACTCAACGAAAGTACGATATCACAACCACTGCCATTGCTACTGCTATTCTGGTTATTGTAATCATACTGGTTTATATCAGCGAAATGAAGCAGCATCAGCTGGGCACTGAGATTGTGAGTACAATAAATCCCATTGATAAATCGCCATCTGACGATAGTCAGTATGATCTTTAA